Proteins co-encoded in one Nothobranchius furzeri strain GRZ-AD chromosome 4, NfurGRZ-RIMD1, whole genome shotgun sequence genomic window:
- the panx2 gene encoding pannexin-2 isoform X2: MQNILDQNLDMATALLAGEKLKELILPGSSQDEKGGALAGLMVQLKLELPFDRVVTIGTVIIPILLVTLVFTRNFAEESIYCYTPHNFTRDQALYARGYCWTELRDATPGVEPHLWPSLFEHKFLPYALLAFAGIMYIPALGWEFLASTRLTSELNFLLQEIDNCYHRAAEGRAPKIEKQIQSKGPGITERERREIIENAEKEKSPEQNLFEKYLERRGQSNFLAKIYLARHLAIICLSSIPISYLSTYYARQRQNEFTCALGEPPDISSYQELKLRVNCKLPAVQLQRIMAAVDLALLCTMNFIILLNMLYLFVVRKSNFVFDKLNKVGIKTRRRWQKSPFCDINILAMFCNENRDHIKSLNRLDFITNESDLMYDNVVRQLLAALAQSNHDATPTVRESGIQTIDPNMDPSDLTMGEMGGEPLVIKRPRKKMKWIPTSNPLPQSFKEPLTLTRLENNTKPEKPKPLRRKTVADSLIAPLLDSKGTQYPSTKDLSGVDKKHTRNFSLDVHPYMLSNRKPKVEPVTSLPPEHNMDTVYLEGTHTIVHVSCALTETKVCSPESTNTAFSTETLPTTTYVNGVSPNPPSSEDPLSPKSSPPQTEPLTQTENPDPQPPLLTKAPPHQLLSIHHTLFEEDEDQENTRDRLAERPRELIAAGEC, translated from the exons ATGCAGAACATCCTCGACCAAAACCTAGACATGGCCACAGCGCTGCTCGCTGGTGAGAAGCTGAAGGAGCTCATCCTGCCGGGCTCCTCTCAGGATGAGAAGGGCGGGGCACTGGCTGGCCTAATGGTGCAGCTTAAACTGGAGCTACCCTTTGACCGAGTCGTTACCATAGGAACGGTCATCATCCCCATCCTCCTGGTCACTCTGGTCTTTACAAGGAATTTTGCAG AGGAATCCATATACTGTTACACACCACACAACTTCACCCGAGACCAGGCACTGTATGCGAGAGGCTACTGCTGGACGGAGCTTCGTGACGCTACTCCTGGTGTGGAGCCTCACCTCTGGCCTTCCCTGTTTGAACACAAGTTCCTGCCCTATGCCCTGCTGGCCTTTGCTGGAATCATGTACATTCCAGCTTTGGGCTGGGAATTCCTCGCCTCCACTCGCCTCACTTCAGAGCTCAATTTCCTGCTTCAGGAGATTGATAACTGCTACCATCGAGCTGCAGAAGGTCGAGCTCCTAAAATAGAAAAGCAGATCCAGTCGAAAGGACCGGGCATCACTGAGCGGGAGAGAAGAGAGATCATAGAAAACGCTGAGAAAGAGAAAAGCCCTGAGCAGAATCTGTTTGAGAAATATCTAGAAAGACGAGGCCAAAGTAACTTTTTGGCTAAGATTTACCTGGCACGCCACCTGGCTATCATCTGCCTCAGTTCAATCCCAATTTCCTACCTGAGCACCTACTATGCTCGCCAAAGGCAGAATGAGTTCACCTGTGCATTAGGTGAACCGCCAGATATAAGCAGCTATCAGGAGCTAAAACTCAGGGTAAACTGCAAGCTGCCTGCTGTGCAGCTGCAGCGCATCATGGCAGCGGTGGACTTAGCCCTGCTTTGCACGATGAACTTCATCATCCTTCTAAACATGCTATATTTGTTTGTGGTGCGCAAGTCCAACTTTGTGTTTGACAAACTGAATAAAGTTGGGATCAAAACGCGTCGGCGCTGGCAGAAGTCCCCGTTCTGTGACATCAACATCTTGGCCATGTTCTGCAACGAGAACAGGGACCACATCAAGTCTCTAAACCGACTGGACTTCATCACTAATGAGAGTGACCTCATGTATGACAACGTTGTCAGGCAGTTGTTGGCTGCGCTCGCACAGTCCAACCATGACGCCACGCCCACTGTGAGAGAATCTGGGATACAAACAATCGATCCCAACATGGACCCTTCGGACCTCACAATGGGAGAAATGGGTGGAGAGCCGCTGGTCATCAAGAGGCCACGCAAAAAGATGAAATGGATTCCGACGTCGAACCCTCTTCCTCAGTCCTTCAAG GAACCGCTCACTCTGACACGTTTGGAAAACAACACCAAGCCTGAGAAGCCCAAACCACTCAGACGCAAAACTGTGGCAGACAGTCTAATAGCACCACTGCTGGATAGCAAAGGCACACAATACCCTTCTACAAAAG ACCTGAGTGGCGTGGACAAAAAGCACACACGAAACTTCTCCCTGGATGTCCATCCGTACATGCTGTCAAATCGTAAGCCCAAGGTGGAGCCTGTGACCTCCCTGCCACCAGAACACAACATGGACACAGTTTACCTTGAAGGCACACACACCATTGTTCATGTGTCCTGTGCACTTACAG AAACAAAAGTTTGCTCTCCAGAATCGACCAACACTGCCTTTTCTACAGAAACTCTGCCCACCACCACATATGTGAATGGCGTGAGCCCAAACCCTCCCTCTAGTGAGGATCCACTCAGTCCAAAGTCCTCCCCGCCACAAACGGAGCCTCTCACCCAAACGGAGAACCCTGATCCTCAGCCACCGCTGCTGACCAAAGCACCCCCACACCAGCTATTGAGCATTCATCACACTCTTTTTGAAGAAGACGAGGATCAAGAAAACACAAGAGACAGATTGGCAGAGAGACCCAGAgagctcattgctgctggagaatGTTGA
- the panx2 gene encoding pannexin-2 isoform X1 has protein sequence MQNILDQNLDMATALLAGEKLKELILPGSSQDEKGGALAGLMVQLKLELPFDRVVTIGTVIIPILLVTLVFTRNFAEESIYCYTPHNFTRDQALYARGYCWTELRDATPGVEPHLWPSLFEHKFLPYALLAFAGIMYIPALGWEFLASTRLTSELNFLLQEIDNCYHRAAEGRAPKIEKQIQSKGPGITERERREIIENAEKEKSPEQNLFEKYLERRGQSNFLAKIYLARHLAIICLSSIPISYLSTYYARQRQNEFTCALGEPPDISSYQELKLRVNCKLPAVQLQRIMAAVDLALLCTMNFIILLNMLYLFVVRKSNFVFDKLNKVGIKTRRRWQKSPFCDINILAMFCNENRDHIKSLNRLDFITNESDLMYDNVVRQLLAALAQSNHDATPTVRESGIQTIDPNMDPSDLTMGEMGGEPLVIKRPRKKMKWIPTSNPLPQSFKEPLTLTRLENNTKPEKPKPLRRKTVADSLIAPLLDSKGTQYPSTKADLSGVDKKHTRNFSLDVHPYMLSNRKPKVEPVTSLPPEHNMDTVYLEGTHTIVHVSCALTETKVCSPESTNTAFSTETLPTTTYVNGVSPNPPSSEDPLSPKSSPPQTEPLTQTENPDPQPPLLTKAPPHQLLSIHHTLFEEDEDQENTRDRLAERPRELIAAGEC, from the exons ATGCAGAACATCCTCGACCAAAACCTAGACATGGCCACAGCGCTGCTCGCTGGTGAGAAGCTGAAGGAGCTCATCCTGCCGGGCTCCTCTCAGGATGAGAAGGGCGGGGCACTGGCTGGCCTAATGGTGCAGCTTAAACTGGAGCTACCCTTTGACCGAGTCGTTACCATAGGAACGGTCATCATCCCCATCCTCCTGGTCACTCTGGTCTTTACAAGGAATTTTGCAG AGGAATCCATATACTGTTACACACCACACAACTTCACCCGAGACCAGGCACTGTATGCGAGAGGCTACTGCTGGACGGAGCTTCGTGACGCTACTCCTGGTGTGGAGCCTCACCTCTGGCCTTCCCTGTTTGAACACAAGTTCCTGCCCTATGCCCTGCTGGCCTTTGCTGGAATCATGTACATTCCAGCTTTGGGCTGGGAATTCCTCGCCTCCACTCGCCTCACTTCAGAGCTCAATTTCCTGCTTCAGGAGATTGATAACTGCTACCATCGAGCTGCAGAAGGTCGAGCTCCTAAAATAGAAAAGCAGATCCAGTCGAAAGGACCGGGCATCACTGAGCGGGAGAGAAGAGAGATCATAGAAAACGCTGAGAAAGAGAAAAGCCCTGAGCAGAATCTGTTTGAGAAATATCTAGAAAGACGAGGCCAAAGTAACTTTTTGGCTAAGATTTACCTGGCACGCCACCTGGCTATCATCTGCCTCAGTTCAATCCCAATTTCCTACCTGAGCACCTACTATGCTCGCCAAAGGCAGAATGAGTTCACCTGTGCATTAGGTGAACCGCCAGATATAAGCAGCTATCAGGAGCTAAAACTCAGGGTAAACTGCAAGCTGCCTGCTGTGCAGCTGCAGCGCATCATGGCAGCGGTGGACTTAGCCCTGCTTTGCACGATGAACTTCATCATCCTTCTAAACATGCTATATTTGTTTGTGGTGCGCAAGTCCAACTTTGTGTTTGACAAACTGAATAAAGTTGGGATCAAAACGCGTCGGCGCTGGCAGAAGTCCCCGTTCTGTGACATCAACATCTTGGCCATGTTCTGCAACGAGAACAGGGACCACATCAAGTCTCTAAACCGACTGGACTTCATCACTAATGAGAGTGACCTCATGTATGACAACGTTGTCAGGCAGTTGTTGGCTGCGCTCGCACAGTCCAACCATGACGCCACGCCCACTGTGAGAGAATCTGGGATACAAACAATCGATCCCAACATGGACCCTTCGGACCTCACAATGGGAGAAATGGGTGGAGAGCCGCTGGTCATCAAGAGGCCACGCAAAAAGATGAAATGGATTCCGACGTCGAACCCTCTTCCTCAGTCCTTCAAG GAACCGCTCACTCTGACACGTTTGGAAAACAACACCAAGCCTGAGAAGCCCAAACCACTCAGACGCAAAACTGTGGCAGACAGTCTAATAGCACCACTGCTGGATAGCAAAGGCACACAATACCCTTCTACAAAAG CAGACCTGAGTGGCGTGGACAAAAAGCACACACGAAACTTCTCCCTGGATGTCCATCCGTACATGCTGTCAAATCGTAAGCCCAAGGTGGAGCCTGTGACCTCCCTGCCACCAGAACACAACATGGACACAGTTTACCTTGAAGGCACACACACCATTGTTCATGTGTCCTGTGCACTTACAG AAACAAAAGTTTGCTCTCCAGAATCGACCAACACTGCCTTTTCTACAGAAACTCTGCCCACCACCACATATGTGAATGGCGTGAGCCCAAACCCTCCCTCTAGTGAGGATCCACTCAGTCCAAAGTCCTCCCCGCCACAAACGGAGCCTCTCACCCAAACGGAGAACCCTGATCCTCAGCCACCGCTGCTGACCAAAGCACCCCCACACCAGCTATTGAGCATTCATCACACTCTTTTTGAAGAAGACGAGGATCAAGAAAACACAAGAGACAGATTGGCAGAGAGACCCAGAgagctcattgctgctggagaatGTTGA